In the Theobroma cacao cultivar B97-61/B2 chromosome 1, Criollo_cocoa_genome_V2, whole genome shotgun sequence genome, one interval contains:
- the LOC18613108 gene encoding vacuolar protein sorting-associated protein 2 homolog 3, producing the protein MSIFSKKPNPKEALRESKREMVHATRGIEKEIGTLQLEEKKLVAEIKRTAKNGNENATKTLARQLVRLRQQIAKLQSSQAQMRGIATHTQAMHAQSSVAVGMKSATKAMSSMNKQMAPAKQAKIIQEFQRQSAQMDMTTEMMSDAIDGALDNDEAEEETEELTNQVLDEIGVDVALQLSSAPKGRIAGKNTEGVGSSGVDELEKRLAALRSA; encoded by the exons ATGAGCATCTTCAGCAAAAAACCCAATCCTAAAG AGGCTCTTCGTGAGAGTAAGAGAGAAATGGTGCATGCTACTAGAG GTATAGAGAAGGAAATAGGAACACTGCAATTAGAG GAAAAGAAACTTGTTGCCGAAATCAAAAGAACTGCTAAAAACGGGAATGAG AATGCAACTAAAACTCTAGCCCGGCAGCTAGTGAGGCTTAGGCAGCAGATAGCTAAGTTACAAAGTAGTCAAGCTCAAATGAGAGGCATTGCAACTCATACACAG GCAATGCATGCTCAATCTTCCGTTGCTGTTGGCATGAAATCTGCCACCAAGGCaatgtcatctatgaataaG CAAATGGCCCCTGCAAAACAAGCAAAAATTATACAGGAATTTCAGAGGCAGTCGGCACAGATGGATATGACT ACTGAAATGATGTCAGATGCCATAGATGGTGCCCTTGACAATGATGAGGCAGAAGAAGAGACTGAGGAGCTAACAAATCAG GTTCTAGATGAAATTGGTGTTGATGTTGCCTTACAG TTGTCATCAGCTCCTAAAGGTAGGATTGCAGGAAAGAATACTGAAGGTGTTGGCAG TTCAGGTGTGGATGAGCTTGAGAAGCGGTTGGCAGCTCTTAGAAGTGCATGA